Proteins encoded together in one Silvanigrella paludirubra window:
- a CDS encoding aldehyde dehydrogenase family protein, which yields MNGLSSIISGKKNEGSSQFISINPANREDILGTFANASLEECREACLQAKKGLEIWKKTPAPIRAGIISNFGKLIEKNKEALSQILTREMGKPIKEARGDVQEAIDTCYFFVSEGRRLYGQTVPSEMSNKELFTYRRPVGVFACITAGNFPFAVPSWYFIPALVCGNTCVWKPSEDTPYLSLVFAELLYAAGVPKDVFHVVFGSGPKTGADLVSLVNEGLIDKVGFTGSTEVGRHIGEICGRNLQTPCLELGGKNPLVVMPDANLDLVTNGILWSGFGTAGQRCTSLGNLIAHKSIKETLIKKIMDKVASIQIGNPTDENIFYGPMIGERFLNKHLENINTLIKSHHRVLTSKNGAITEQNKPDRFSGNAKLGFYAFPTIVDNVTENDAIYSTETFGPLFNILSFSDLDEAIYLSNKTGYGLSSSIYTSDIESAYKFRNEISAGMTSINNSTTGAEAHLPFGGNGKSGNGSRQSGIWVVDQFTKWQSVNWDMSGKLQLAQMDTNYINPTDYIVKF from the coding sequence ATGAACGGTTTATCTTCTATTATATCTGGTAAAAAGAATGAAGGTTCTTCACAATTTATATCAATAAACCCTGCAAATAGAGAAGACATTTTAGGCACATTTGCAAATGCTTCCTTAGAAGAATGTAGAGAGGCTTGTTTACAAGCTAAAAAAGGACTTGAAATATGGAAAAAAACTCCAGCTCCGATTCGAGCAGGAATTATTTCAAATTTTGGTAAGTTGATTGAAAAAAATAAAGAAGCACTTTCACAAATATTAACAAGAGAAATGGGCAAGCCTATTAAAGAAGCTCGAGGTGATGTTCAAGAAGCAATTGACACTTGTTATTTCTTTGTTTCAGAAGGTAGAAGACTTTATGGACAAACTGTCCCAAGTGAAATGAGCAATAAAGAACTATTCACATACAGAAGACCTGTAGGTGTTTTTGCATGTATTACAGCAGGTAATTTTCCATTTGCAGTTCCCAGTTGGTACTTTATTCCTGCATTAGTATGTGGGAATACATGTGTTTGGAAACCTTCGGAAGATACTCCCTATTTATCTCTTGTTTTTGCAGAATTATTATATGCAGCGGGCGTTCCTAAAGATGTCTTTCATGTTGTTTTTGGATCGGGCCCCAAAACAGGAGCTGATTTAGTTTCTTTGGTAAATGAAGGATTAATTGATAAAGTAGGATTCACAGGAAGTACTGAAGTAGGAAGACATATTGGAGAAATTTGTGGAAGAAATCTTCAAACTCCTTGCCTTGAATTAGGTGGAAAAAATCCACTTGTTGTTATGCCAGATGCAAATTTAGATTTAGTTACAAATGGAATTCTTTGGTCTGGATTCGGAACTGCTGGACAAAGATGTACATCTCTTGGTAATTTAATTGCTCATAAATCAATAAAAGAAACATTAATTAAAAAAATTATGGATAAAGTAGCATCTATTCAAATTGGGAATCCGACAGATGAAAATATTTTTTACGGGCCCATGATCGGCGAACGTTTTTTAAATAAACATTTAGAAAATATAAATACATTAATTAAATCTCATCATCGTGTATTAACATCTAAAAATGGTGCTATTACAGAGCAAAATAAACCGGATCGATTTTCTGGAAATGCAAAATTAGGTTTTTATGCTTTTCCAACAATTGTTGATAACGTAACAGAAAATGACGCTATTTATTCAACAGAAACTTTTGGTCCTTTATTTAATATTTTAAGTTTTAGTGATTTAGATGAAGCTATTTATCTTTCAAATAAAACAGGATATGGACTAAGTTCATCAATATATACTTCAGATATTGAATCTGCATATAAATTTAGAAACGAAATTTCTGCAGGCATGACAAGTATTAATAACAGCACAACAGGTGCTGAAGCTCATTTACCTTTTGGAGGAAATGGCAAAAGCGGAAACGGAAGTAGACAGTCTGGAATTTGGGTTGTTGATCAATTTACCAAATGGCAATCGGTAAACTGGGACATGAGTGGAAAATTGCAACTCGCTCAAATGGATACAAATTATATTAATCCTACAGATTACATTGTAAAATTTTAA
- a CDS encoding ATP-binding cassette domain-containing protein — protein sequence MASNNSKNISSIKLWIQQIGLWPSEFAIFLISVIILIPLSLGLLSITSIVVQTINAVPTDITWQRLLGDQLSLWITPLVEGTIFENSIPLSFQKDWFTIIFIFIALFYGFLNFYSDYLLRHLGEKLAKKLRTDIANKYLSLNFQSANSIDAGLLSSMVGEDIRETQQTFTRLISSLLKDGFTSFILLSWLIILDIQLFILFITVLIPAGIVLRVTSKTLKRLSKQGLQFESELLSGILERMRGWQTIQVHKAIPFEIIKFNKINDKIYHVWRRATRARSLGSPLVEWFGIIAGAFIIIAALRKISNGSLDSNIFINFMLTVALLSDKINRMTSQLNSTRKGTDALQRIHAFLTNESFQKRNIISKDLNSINKDKIENLEFKNLSIGNEINNILFHNLNLKLSKGALLAIIGPSGSGKSTLIRTVLGIQNSIKGNILINNEYADEKLFQKYSHDICFIPQEPFLFSGTIFDNIVYPEKIISPTESEIKLATKALALSLLEKKDIFSDIKGLSGGEKQRLMFTRIFYRKPGLIIIDEGTSALDIANELKIIENLKNHIENSITLVIAHRPAIKEYATDILDFSKTKTSQMLTPLGDASTKELL from the coding sequence ATGGCCTCAAATAATTCTAAAAATATATCATCAATTAAATTATGGATTCAACAAATTGGATTATGGCCATCAGAATTTGCCATTTTTTTGATCTCTGTAATTATATTAATTCCACTTTCATTAGGTTTACTTAGTATTACATCAATTGTTGTTCAAACAATCAATGCAGTCCCAACAGACATAACTTGGCAAAGATTACTTGGTGATCAATTATCTTTATGGATTACACCTTTAGTTGAAGGCACAATTTTTGAAAATTCTATTCCATTATCTTTTCAAAAAGATTGGTTTACAATAATATTTATTTTTATCGCATTATTTTATGGTTTTTTAAATTTTTATAGTGACTATTTACTAAGACATTTAGGTGAAAAACTTGCTAAAAAACTTAGAACAGATATTGCAAATAAATATCTTTCACTCAATTTTCAATCAGCGAATTCGATTGATGCTGGGCTTCTCTCATCAATGGTTGGAGAAGACATAAGAGAAACTCAACAAACTTTCACTCGATTAATTAGCAGTCTTTTAAAAGATGGATTTACTTCATTTATATTATTATCTTGGTTAATTATTTTAGATATTCAACTTTTTATTTTATTTATAACAGTATTAATTCCTGCAGGAATTGTTCTTAGAGTAACTAGTAAAACGTTAAAAAGACTCTCTAAACAAGGGTTGCAATTTGAAAGTGAATTACTAAGTGGAATTTTGGAAAGAATGCGTGGTTGGCAAACTATTCAAGTTCATAAAGCAATTCCATTTGAAATCATAAAATTTAACAAAATAAATGATAAAATATATCATGTTTGGAGAAGAGCAACCAGAGCAAGATCCCTTGGAAGCCCGCTTGTAGAATGGTTTGGAATAATTGCAGGTGCATTTATAATTATTGCAGCACTTCGAAAAATATCGAATGGATCACTTGATAGCAATATTTTTATAAACTTTATGCTTACTGTCGCTTTATTGTCTGATAAAATTAATAGAATGACAAGTCAATTAAATTCTACACGTAAAGGAACAGATGCACTTCAACGCATTCATGCTTTTTTAACAAATGAAAGTTTCCAAAAAAGAAATATAATTTCAAAAGATTTAAATTCTATTAATAAAGATAAAATTGAAAATTTAGAATTTAAAAATCTTTCTATTGGAAATGAGATCAATAATATTTTATTTCATAATTTAAATTTAAAATTATCCAAAGGCGCTTTACTTGCTATTATTGGGCCTTCAGGTTCTGGTAAAAGTACTTTAATTCGTACAGTTCTTGGTATTCAAAATTCAATTAAAGGAAATATTTTAATTAATAATGAATATGCAGATGAAAAATTATTTCAAAAATATTCTCATGATATTTGTTTCATTCCACAAGAACCCTTTTTATTTTCGGGAACCATTTTTGATAACATTGTTTATCCAGAAAAAATTATATCTCCAACTGAAAGCGAAATAAAACTGGCGACAAAAGCTCTTGCATTATCTTTGCTTGAAAAGAAAGATATTTTTAGTGACATTAAAGGTCTCTCAGGAGGCGAAAAACAACGTCTAATGTTCACCAGAATATTTTATAGAAAACCTGGATTAATCATAATTGACGAGGGTACAAGTGCTTTAGATATAGCAAATGAATTAAAGATAATTGAAAATTTAAAAAACCATATAGAAAATTCAATAACTCTGGTCATTGCCCATAGACCCGCTATTAAAGAATATGCTACTGATATATTGGATTTTTCAAAAACAAAGACATCGCAAATGCTCACTCCCCTTGGCGATGCGTCTACAAAGGAACTATTATGA
- a CDS encoding COG3014 family protein → MFIKKIIFLLLPASIISGCQSYTQENQKIRQVLYSGKFAEATAQLDESSLATESRNYALFTMEKGMLLYLQGDYTKAINQWQKSDRKLDDLYTTSISKTTASFIVNDSMSDYTGEAHERFLIPIFSSVAFFANNDQNNSLVMVRRTNDIKKALDNDNEGVNLFKYDAFSNYFSGMVFETKGEWDNAIISYKNALNNIKNSSLKSAETQISKDLARLAEFRNRNDILNELKKNNPNLTWQKQSELLKQGEVYIIYESGNSPVKTPKEILFPTDKTVVRVSFPEYKDIPYKNRSSEVFIGQKSFGKTIIMEDIGKMAKQALEDRRVRDIAKIAARVIAKDLAARKLGEESPLAGLAANVFSVATETADTRSWTTLPDTIQVLRVPIIANKETAISIKPEFGSTISYNVKLSPGEKKLIRFRTFN, encoded by the coding sequence ATGTTTATAAAGAAAATAATTTTTCTATTATTACCTGCTTCTATCATTTCGGGATGCCAATCTTATACTCAAGAAAACCAAAAGATCAGGCAAGTTCTTTATTCAGGGAAATTTGCGGAAGCAACCGCTCAATTGGATGAAAGTTCTCTTGCTACTGAGTCAAGAAATTATGCTTTATTTACAATGGAAAAAGGCATGCTACTTTATTTGCAAGGTGATTATACAAAAGCAATTAATCAATGGCAAAAATCGGACCGAAAATTAGATGATTTATATACGACTAGTATTTCAAAAACAACAGCAAGCTTTATAGTTAATGACTCTATGTCTGATTATACTGGTGAAGCACATGAGCGATTTTTAATTCCTATTTTTTCTTCCGTTGCTTTTTTTGCAAATAACGATCAAAATAATTCTCTTGTTATGGTTCGAAGAACAAATGACATAAAAAAAGCACTGGATAACGATAATGAAGGTGTAAATTTATTTAAATATGATGCCTTCTCAAATTATTTTTCTGGTATGGTTTTTGAAACAAAAGGGGAATGGGATAATGCAATTATCTCATACAAGAATGCACTAAATAATATTAAAAATAGCTCTTTAAAATCTGCTGAAACACAAATTTCAAAAGACCTTGCTCGTCTTGCTGAATTTAGAAACAGGAACGATATATTAAATGAATTAAAAAAGAATAATCCTAATCTTACATGGCAAAAACAATCTGAATTATTAAAACAAGGTGAAGTTTATATTATTTATGAATCAGGAAATTCACCTGTTAAAACACCAAAAGAGATTCTTTTTCCAACGGATAAAACAGTAGTAAGAGTGTCGTTTCCTGAGTATAAAGATATTCCTTATAAAAATAGATCTTCAGAAGTTTTTATTGGACAAAAATCATTTGGCAAGACAATTATAATGGAAGATATAGGAAAAATGGCGAAACAAGCTTTAGAAGACAGAAGAGTTCGAGACATAGCGAAAATCGCAGCTCGTGTTATTGCCAAAGATCTTGCTGCACGTAAGCTAGGCGAAGAAAGTCCACTAGCAGGTCTTGCTGCAAATGTTTTTAGTGTTGCAACCGAAACTGCAGATACAAGAAGCTGGACTACATTACCAGATACAATACAGGTTTTAAGAGTTCCAATAATAGCAAATAAAGAAACAGCTATTTCCATTAAACCTGAATTTGGAAGCACTATTTCTTATAATGTAAAACTCTCTCCAGGTGAAAAAAAGCTAATCCGATTTAGAACATTTAATTAA
- a CDS encoding lysophospholipid acyltransferase family protein, protein MSQTQKKTIEPLKKEPAHVLRGIYTWTNIVILSVFYSSTIILLFPFVYPFDKERHFLHKLASLWAISIGKFNPWWIFNIIGKENLVNKDEVVIYVANHQSQADILALFMLSTRFRWLSKASLFKIPIFGWGMTAVGYVPVDRSSKASSEKSIKLSIRHLKKGTPMIFFPEGTRSKTGALGEFKMGAFRLAKSLNIAIVPITVDGCADMLPKGSIWPKVTQVTITVHPKIDSNNLTASELMLKAKEAISSKLK, encoded by the coding sequence ATGTCTCAAACTCAAAAAAAAACAATTGAACCCCTAAAAAAAGAACCGGCACATGTTTTAAGAGGTATTTACACTTGGACAAATATAGTTATTTTAAGTGTATTTTATTCTTCTACAATTATTTTGTTATTTCCATTTGTTTATCCATTTGACAAAGAAAGACATTTTCTTCACAAACTTGCAAGCCTATGGGCAATATCTATTGGTAAATTTAATCCTTGGTGGATATTTAATATTATAGGTAAAGAAAACCTTGTAAATAAAGATGAGGTAGTTATCTATGTTGCCAATCATCAAAGCCAGGCTGATATCTTAGCACTTTTTATGCTTTCCACAAGATTTAGATGGTTATCAAAAGCATCCTTATTTAAAATTCCCATCTTTGGATGGGGAATGACAGCTGTCGGATATGTACCCGTTGATAGAAGTAGCAAAGCAAGTAGTGAAAAAAGCATTAAATTATCAATACGACATTTGAAAAAAGGCACGCCAATGATATTTTTCCCTGAAGGAACCCGAAGCAAAACAGGTGCATTAGGTGAATTTAAAATGGGTGCATTTCGACTAGCAAAATCTCTAAATATTGCAATAGTTCCAATCACGGTTGACGGCTGCGCAGACATGCTACCTAAAGGATCAATTTGGCCTAAAGTAACTCAAGTAACAATAACTGTTCATCCTAAAATTGATTCGAATAATTTAACGGCTTCAGAACTTATGTTAAAAGCTAAAGAAGCAATTTCATCAAAATTAAAATAG
- a CDS encoding phosphopantothenoylcysteine decarboxylase → MNQRKLTKKKVYAKNLSVGSSDKSSESAPIKDTQVIKTSQFLSNTKITIIGGGGIAATELPKLARELRRQGAEVQFCITENCLKFIGIESLRWASNNEVIINPSGLAEHICTSDALVISPATADLISKTSNGICSDGATTLIQSALGMNKTIIYCPTMHESLSFSPIIEENKEKLKKMDGVFFTNPRIEEGKEKLPLPNILAINICHIINKRKYYSNKIRKVLLTIGGTRAMIDPVRCVTNLSTGSLGIEVAKTFYAMGIETTVLTANTNKEVPEYDQSKIFHLPNYNEMYDYLKEINHNKYDGILHLVAGSDFTPKSISNSKISSKEETLRIDLVRAKKILDIDDLSKIPFKAAAKLTSGSEIEGLEIAKKMLINKKLNAVLHSTSDSAWNKEKEHHGTILKNTNGHIEETCVNGKKEMAVQFYLSFKDFSDNKNE, encoded by the coding sequence ATGAACCAACGCAAGTTAACAAAAAAAAAGGTATATGCAAAAAATTTATCAGTTGGGAGTAGCGATAAAAGTTCAGAGTCAGCCCCTATCAAAGACACACAAGTGATAAAAACCTCTCAATTTTTATCAAATACAAAAATCACGATTATTGGTGGCGGCGGGATTGCAGCAACCGAACTCCCGAAACTAGCAAGAGAACTTCGCAGACAAGGAGCTGAGGTTCAATTTTGTATTACTGAAAATTGTCTAAAATTTATAGGAATTGAAAGTTTACGTTGGGCTAGTAACAATGAAGTTATTATAAATCCCTCTGGTCTTGCAGAACACATATGCACTTCCGATGCTCTTGTTATTTCTCCTGCAACAGCCGATCTTATTTCTAAAACAAGTAATGGAATTTGTTCTGATGGTGCCACAACTCTAATTCAAAGCGCTTTAGGTATGAATAAAACAATTATTTATTGCCCGACCATGCATGAAAGCCTTTCATTTTCTCCAATTATAGAAGAAAATAAAGAAAAATTAAAAAAAATGGATGGAGTTTTTTTTACAAATCCACGCATCGAGGAAGGAAAAGAAAAACTTCCTTTGCCAAATATACTAGCTATTAATATTTGTCATATCATTAACAAAAGAAAATATTATTCAAATAAAATTAGAAAAGTATTATTAACAATTGGTGGCACAAGAGCCATGATAGACCCTGTGCGCTGTGTAACAAATTTATCAACAGGATCTTTAGGAATAGAAGTGGCAAAAACGTTTTATGCTATGGGAATTGAGACCACTGTTTTAACTGCAAATACAAATAAAGAAGTTCCTGAATACGATCAAAGTAAAATATTTCATCTTCCTAATTACAATGAAATGTATGATTATTTAAAAGAAATAAACCATAATAAATATGATGGAATATTGCATTTAGTTGCAGGTTCCGATTTCACTCCAAAAAGTATTTCAAATTCAAAAATTTCAAGTAAAGAAGAAACTCTAAGAATAGATCTCGTAAGAGCAAAAAAAATACTAGATATTGATGACCTTTCTAAAATTCCATTCAAAGCAGCTGCTAAGTTAACATCTGGAAGTGAAATAGAAGGATTAGAAATCGCAAAAAAAATGTTAATAAATAAAAAACTAAATGCCGTTTTGCATAGCACGTCAGATTCTGCATGGAATAAAGAAAAAGAACATCATGGGACAATCCTAAAAAATACAAATGGACACATAGAAGAAACATGTGTAAATGGAAAAAAAGAAATGGCAGTTCAGTTTTATTTATCATTTAAAGATTTTTCTGATAATAAAAATGAATAA
- the speE gene encoding polyamine aminopropyltransferase gives MFSKKIPYTLESESDNTSPLDLWYQERHNDEVSFGLHVKKVLHSSQSPFQRVDVFESTGFGRVLTLDGLMMCSDRDEFVYHEMISHVPLLVHPNPKRVLVIGGGDGGTLREVLRHDCVEEAVLCEIDGEVVEAARQFFPALAFGLNHPRAKVHIGDGVDFVKKSASAQFDIVIVDSTDPIGPGVGLFSGEFYKEVKRILTPGGIVMAQCESPWENKFDLAKVYGNLTEAFSSVYSMVGSIPSYPYGFWSWGFASDVQHPFNKIDLERAHAIEKASKYYNVDIHKSAFALPNFLRQKLHNVVKNA, from the coding sequence ATGTTTTCTAAAAAAATACCATACACGCTTGAATCTGAATCTGACAACACTTCTCCATTAGATCTTTGGTACCAAGAGCGTCACAATGATGAAGTTTCGTTTGGTTTACATGTTAAAAAAGTACTACATTCAAGTCAAAGTCCTTTTCAAAGAGTAGATGTTTTTGAATCTACTGGATTTGGTAGAGTTCTTACTTTAGATGGCCTTATGATGTGTTCTGATAGAGATGAATTTGTTTATCACGAAATGATTTCACATGTACCTCTCCTTGTTCATCCTAATCCTAAGCGTGTTTTAGTTATTGGAGGTGGAGATGGTGGAACTCTAAGAGAAGTTTTAAGACACGATTGTGTTGAAGAAGCAGTTCTATGTGAGATTGATGGTGAAGTTGTGGAAGCGGCAAGACAATTTTTTCCTGCGCTCGCTTTTGGTTTAAATCACCCAAGGGCAAAAGTGCATATTGGAGATGGAGTCGATTTTGTTAAAAAAAGCGCATCTGCTCAGTTCGATATTGTTATTGTAGACTCTACTGATCCTATTGGGCCTGGTGTAGGTCTATTTTCTGGTGAATTTTATAAAGAAGTAAAAAGAATTTTAACTCCTGGCGGCATTGTTATGGCACAATGCGAATCACCTTGGGAAAATAAATTTGATCTTGCAAAAGTGTATGGAAATTTAACAGAAGCTTTTTCATCTGTGTACTCTATGGTTGGCTCCATTCCTTCTTACCCATATGGTTTTTGGTCTTGGGGCTTTGCAAGTGATGTTCAGCATCCTTTCAATAAAATAGATCTTGAAAGAGCGCATGCTATTGAAAAGGCTTCTAAATATTACAATGTAGACATTCACAAAAGCGCCTTTGCTCTTCCAAATTTTTTACGCCAAAAATTACATAATGTTGTTAAGAATGCTTAA